The genomic interval CCCGCGGAGCGGGATATGACCCGGCAAGCCGGGTCATAGTGAATGAATTGCGCAAGCGCAATTCATATTCCCGCGTAAACGCGGGAATGGAATTCCGTGAACGGAATTCCGGGAGGGAATGCAATTCGCGCAAGCGCTCATTGCGGGCATCCGCGCAAGCGCGGTCGCCTGGGCTGGCAGCAAGGGGAGGTGCATCACGCTCGGGCCTGTGTAGGGCTTGGGGTTCCTGGCCACCACCCCTGCAACGGATGTGACGGGCCGTCGGGTTGTACGGGTGCCGGCCTTGCTGCAGTGACGGGTTTCGCTGCGCTCCACCCTGACCCCTCCCTCACTCTCAGACCCGCCCGGTGACGCTCATCAATGCCCCATCAGCATACAGGACAACCGGCCGCATCGGGTCGAGATTCGGTCATGTATCACCCTGGGGGTGAAAGTTGGCGTGCGGGTGATGCATCACGGACCACGCCTGTGTAGTGTTTGGGTCTACACACCACAACCCCGGACCAACCATTGCGCCCGGGACCTTCCATTCTTATTGCGCGCGGCATTCCGCGAAAAGGAGACCACGGGAATGGCTAGGAAACTGTTTCCTCACCAGATCGAGGCTGTTGCGAACATTGTGCGCGGTCTCGATGTTCCACTGGATGGCATTCCTGTCAATGGCCTGCGCGGACAGGTGCATGCCGCGTGCGGGACGGGAAAGACCACCATTGCCGCGGTGTCGGCAAAGCGGATTGTGCCCAAGGGGCGCATTCTGGTCCTGGTGCCGACGCTGGACCTTCTGACTCAGACGGTCCGTGAATGGCATGAGGCTGGGCACACGGGGCCGGCGGTTGCGGTGTGCAGCCTCACCGATGACCCGGAGCTGTGGAACCTCAAGGTGCGCTCCACCACGAACCCCGTGCAGCTGGCGCTGTGGCACAGCACGGGGCCTGTGACCGTCTACGCCACCTACGCGTCCCTGGGTGTCCTGGCGAAGGCGTTCGAGGGTGCCTACGGGCAGCAGCTGGCCCCGATGGACCTGACGGTGGTCGATGAGGCCCACAGGACAAGTGGCTCGATGGGCAAGGCCTGGGCCGACGTCCACGACCAGGACGTCATCCCCTCCTACCGGCGGCTGTATCTGACGGCCACGCCGCGGATCTGGGAGGAGCGGCCGAACCGTGAGGTCGCGGAGGGGGTGCGTGACCCGCTGCCGCGCGAGATGGCGGCCTCCATGGACGACGAGAAGGTCTTCGGGCCGGTCCTCTACAAGCTCTCGCTGGCATCGGCCGTGTCGCGGAAGCTGCTTGCGCGGTACCAGATCATCGTCCTGGAGCTCCAGGACCCGGTCGTCACCCCGGAGCGGCTGATGAGCGAGGAGCGGCACAGCGAGAGGGTGCGCGGTGAGCGCCTGGGGGCGCTGCAGGCGGCGTTGCTGCACACGATGGCGGAGCACCACCTCCAGACGTGCATCACCTTCCACCATCGGACGATAGAGGCGCAGGCGTTCGCGGAGGGCCTGGAGCGTGTCGCCAAGCGGCTGCACGCTGACCGGCCCGAGAAGTACCCGGCGCGCATCTGGGCGGACTGGCTGTGCGGTGAGCACGTCCCCGAGCGTCGGCGGGGGGTTCTGGGCGAGTTCGGGTCCACGGCGCTGCGGGCTGTCCTGTGCAACTGCCGGGTGCTGGGTGAGGGCGTCGACATCCGGGCTGTGGACTCGGTGGCCTTCCTGGACCCCAAGGGCGCTCCGCACGACATCGTCCAGGCGATCGGCCGGGCGCTGCGTCAAAAGCCCGGACAAGGGAAAGTCGCCTCTTTGATCGTGCCGGTATTCCTCCAGCCCGGAGAGGAGCCGGAAGACATGTTCACCTCCGGATCGTATCGGCCTTTGGTGAAGGTATTGGAGGGTCTGCGCGCTCACGACGAAGAGGCAATCGAATTGCTTGCGATTCCGCAGGAGCCTCAGAAGGACGTCGTGCAGCCGTCCGAGTACATCGGTTCGCCGCCCGAGGAAGGTGAGGACGAATCCCGTCTCTTGCTGCGTTTTGCGGCTCCGCGTGACCCGGTGATGGTCGCGGACTGGATTTCCTTCAACGTCATCGACACCGAGCGCCAGGACTGGGCGCGCGGCTGGTCGGCGCTCAAGACGTTCACGGAGCGTGAGCTTCACGCCCGAGTTCCCTATGGGTACAAAGAGGGCGCGTTTCCCCTGGGGACCTTTGTCGCAGAACAGCGAAGGGCCTACGGGGCGGGGCAGATGACCGGCAGGCGCGCGCAGCGGCTGGAGAAGCTGGGCATGGTCTGGAACCCGGCCGATGAGCGGTTCCAGGAGAACCTTGAGGCCGCCAAGGCGTACTACGCGGACCATTGGACCCTCTGCGCTCCGAGGTCCGCCGCTGCTCTGGACAGGCCGGTAGGGCAGTGGCTGAGCAATCTGCGGCGCCCCGGTGCGCTGGAGGGCCACCCTGAGTGGAAGACCGCGCTGGAGGCCGTGGACACGCACTGGAATCCCGCGTGGCCGCCGGAGTGGCAGCGGCACTACGCCGCGCTGCGGGAGCTGCTGACGGACGAGGACGACCGCTCCGAGGTCTTGCCCGGCTTCACCGTCCACGGCATGGACGTGGGCAAGTGGCTGGCGAAGCAGCGTCAGCACACGGTCTGGGAGGGACTGATAGACGGGCAGCGCGACCTCCTGGAAGCGGTCGGCATCGTGCCGCTGCCCCCGGAGCAGACGAAGCCCACTAAGGCCCCCAAGGCGGCCATGAGCGCCTTCGAGAAGGGCGTAGCGGCCCTGGAGCAGTACAAGGCCCGGGAAGGCTCTGTGAAGGTCCCCAGGGCCCACGTAGAGACGTTGCCGGATGGGTCGGAGGTCAAGCTCGGAGTGTTCCTCAGCAACAGCAAGAGCCGCCGGGCCAAGCTGACCGCCGACAAGCTCGCCGCGCTGGCCGACCTCGGACTCGACTGGGCTGCCTAGCCACGAGAACCTCAGGAGCCCGCCCTCAGCGAGTGGGGCGGGCTCCTGGGTACTCAGCTCGTCACTTCCTCCACGACCCTTGCGGCTCCCGCTCAGGCATACGGCGGGGGTGTCCCAGCTCCC from Streptomyces sp. AM 4-1-1 carries:
- a CDS encoding DEAD/DEAH box helicase, which codes for MARKLFPHQIEAVANIVRGLDVPLDGIPVNGLRGQVHAACGTGKTTIAAVSAKRIVPKGRILVLVPTLDLLTQTVREWHEAGHTGPAVAVCSLTDDPELWNLKVRSTTNPVQLALWHSTGPVTVYATYASLGVLAKAFEGAYGQQLAPMDLTVVDEAHRTSGSMGKAWADVHDQDVIPSYRRLYLTATPRIWEERPNREVAEGVRDPLPREMAASMDDEKVFGPVLYKLSLASAVSRKLLARYQIIVLELQDPVVTPERLMSEERHSERVRGERLGALQAALLHTMAEHHLQTCITFHHRTIEAQAFAEGLERVAKRLHADRPEKYPARIWADWLCGEHVPERRRGVLGEFGSTALRAVLCNCRVLGEGVDIRAVDSVAFLDPKGAPHDIVQAIGRALRQKPGQGKVASLIVPVFLQPGEEPEDMFTSGSYRPLVKVLEGLRAHDEEAIELLAIPQEPQKDVVQPSEYIGSPPEEGEDESRLLLRFAAPRDPVMVADWISFNVIDTERQDWARGWSALKTFTERELHARVPYGYKEGAFPLGTFVAEQRRAYGAGQMTGRRAQRLEKLGMVWNPADERFQENLEAAKAYYADHWTLCAPRSAAALDRPVGQWLSNLRRPGALEGHPEWKTALEAVDTHWNPAWPPEWQRHYAALRELLTDEDDRSEVLPGFTVHGMDVGKWLAKQRQHTVWEGLIDGQRDLLEAVGIVPLPPEQTKPTKAPKAAMSAFEKGVAALEQYKAREGSVKVPRAHVETLPDGSEVKLGVFLSNSKSRRAKLTADKLAALADLGLDWAA